GCCGCGACCAGCGCGGTGCCGAGCCCGTTCCCGCGCGCCGACGGGGCGACGTACACATCGCAGAGCCAGGCGAACGTGGCCCGGTCGGTCACCACCCGCGCGTACGCCACCTGCTCCCCCGAACCCACCTCGTAAGCGCCGAAGTTGAGGGATCCCCTGATCGCGCTCTCCTGCTTCTCGCGGGCGCGGCCGAGGGCCCAGTAGGCGTCGGTGGACAGCCAGTGGTGGACCCGTCCGACGTCGATGCGTCCGGGATCGTCGGAGATCTCGTAGCCCGGGGGGACGGCGGGGTTCGACTCGTCGCTCATGGCAGGACGTTCGCAGGCCGGGCGCCCGCTGTCGAACCGTTTACGGCCTCCTCCAGCCGCCGTACCCCTTCCGCGATCTCGCCCGCGCCCGCGACACCCGCGAAGCTCAACCGCAGGTGTCCGGCCGGGGGTTCGGCGCTGAAGTAGGGGCGGCCGGGGGTGACGGCGACACCCGCGCGGAGGGCGGCGGCGACCAGGGCGGGTTCGTCGGTGCCGTCGGGGAGCCGCAACCAGAGGTGGTAGCCGCCGGAGGGGATGTGGGGCAGGGCGAGTTGAGGCAGGCGCGACCGCAGCCCGGAGGTGAGTGCGACTCGTCGGTTCTGCAACTCCCTTGCGACCGACCGGAGATGGCGGGGCCAGGCGGGCGAGCCGACGAGTTCGAGGGCGGCCTCCTGAAGGGGGCGCGGCACGAAGAAGGTGTCGACGACCTGGATGGCGCGCAGCCGTTCCAGGACCGGGCCCCGCGCGGCCAGGGCACCCACCCGGAAGCTGGGCGAGGTCGCCTTGGTCAGCGAGGAGACGTGCACGACCACGCCGTCGGGATCGTCGGCCGCCAGGGGCCGGGGCAGGGGCCCCGCGTCCTCGTGCGCGAGACGGCGCACGAAGTCGTCCTCCACGACGAAGGCCCCCGCCGCGCGGGCGATCCGCAGCACCTCGCCCCTGCGGTCGGCCGACAGGACGGCACCGGTGGGGTTCTGGAAGAGCGGCTGGCAGACGAGGACCCGGGCGCCGGACGCCTTGAACGCGTCGGCGAGGAGAGCGGGTCTGACCCCGTCGGCGTCCACCGGCACCGGCACCGGCCGCAGGCCGGCCGCCCGGGCGATCGCCAGCATGCCGGGGTAGGTGGGCGATTCGACGAGTACGGGCGCCCCGGGCGGTGCGAGGGCGCGCAGGGCGGTGGTCAGGGCGGACTGGCCGCCTGCCGCGACGATCACCTCGGCCGCGGTGATCCCTCCGCCGATGCTCCGCGCGAACCACTCGCGCAGCTCCGGCACCCCCTCGACCGGCGGCCGCGCCCACACCCCGGGCCGGCGCCCGGCCCTGGACAGGGCGGCGCCCATCGCCTGCTCCGGCTGCAGCGACGGGTGCAGATAGCCGCCGTTGAACTCGATGACGCCGGGCGGCGGGGAGGCGAGCGAGACCAGGACCCCGGAGGCGTCCACCGTGCGGGGCGAGGGCTCGGCGCTGCCGTCCGCGCTCAGCGCGACCTCCTGCCAGGAGGTGTCGCCCACGGCCGCCGTGGCGCCCTCGCGCGGGCCGGCCCGGAAGGCGCCCGCCCCCGGCCGGGTCACCACGAGCCCCTCGGCGGACAGCTGCGCCAGGGCCCGCGACACGGTCACCGGGCTCACCCGGAACCGCTCGACGAGGGCACGACTCGACGGCAGCTTTCCACCCACGGAGTAGCGGTCGAGCTCCTTCCGCAGCTGTTCCACCAGTTCCGCGACACTGCTACGCTCTTGCATGAGAGCAGAGAATAGCGCTATCGCCGATTCCTCAGTAGCGGTGGGCACGGGCACGCGGCAGGACACCGAGCCGGGACCGACCACTCCGGGAGCCCGTGCCGCCGGCGCGGCTCCCGCCGCTGCCCGCCCCGCCGCGCTATCGCGCGGTCAGCGACTCCGGGCCGGCGGCACGCTCCAGGCGGCCCTCGGCGTCACTGCCTTCTCCCTCACGTTCCCTGCCACCGCGTGGGGTCTGGAGGGCTTCGGGCCCTGGTCGCTGGTCGCCGTGCGCAGCGCCCTGGCGGCCGTCATCGCGGGTGTCTGTCTGCTGGTTCTGCGGGTGCCCCCGCCGGGGCGTCGGCACTGGGCCGGGCTCGCGGTGGTGGCCGCCGGTGTCGTGCTGGGTTTCCCGATGCTGACCACGCTCGCGCTCCAGACCTCCACCACCGCGCACGCCGCCGTCGTGGTCGGTCTGCTTCCGCTGACGACCGCCCTGTTCTCGGCACTGCGGATGGGCAGCCGCCCCTCGCGCACCTTCTGGGCGGCCGCGCTCGCCGGAGCCGCCGCGGTGCTGGTGTTCACCGTGACCCAGAGCGGCGGCTCGCTCACCACGGCCGACCTCTACCTCTTCGGCGCCCTGCTGGTGTGCGCGGCCGGCTACACCGAGGGCGGGCGACTGGCCCGGGTGATGCCCGGCTGGCAGGTCATCGGCTGGGCCCTGGTGCTCTGTCTGCCGCTGAGCGTGCCGGGCGCGCTGCTGGCCCTGTCGTACGAGCCGGCGCAGCTGACGGCGCACAGCGTGGCCGGGCTGCTGTGGGTGGCGGCCGGGTCCCAGTTCCTGGGGCTGGTCGTCTGGTACCGGGGTATGGCGGCGATCGGCATACCGAAGGCCAGCCAGTTGCAGCTGGCGCAGCCGCTGCTCACACTGGTGTGGTCGGTGCTGCTCCTCGGTGAGCAGCTCACCCCGGCCGCGCCCCTGACGGCCGCCGCGGTACTGGTCTGCATCGCGGTCACCCAGCGCTCGTCCGCCTGAGTCGGGCGCGGGAGCGCGTGAGAGCCGTACTCACCCCGGTCCATTCGGCGCCGCCCGCAATAGACTGCGGTCACGGACCGCCACTCCCGTGCGAGACGAGGAGGCCCCCGATGCAGGCAGCCAAAGGCGACACCCTGTTGGTGCACGGCAGGACCGTCGGGCACCACGACCGGACCGCGGAGGTCCTGGAGGTGCTCGGCCAGAACGGGAACCCGCCCTACCGGGTCAGGTTCGACGACGGGCACGAGGCCCTGATGTCCCCGGGCCCCGACACCGTCGTCCGCCACCTCGGAGAAACCGAGTAACGACAGCCCCGACGCCCCGGCCCCGACACCCCGTTTCCGTCAGTCAGCGAGGCGCTCCCGCCGACCGCCGGCAGTGGTCGGCGGAAACGCGTGCCGTCGCGCCCCTCCGCGTGCGTATGATCACGCCACTCGAACACGGGGGTGGGGTGCGTGGCGGTGAGCGGCGGCAGCCGATGGAGACGCGGGGTGGCGGGGGCGGTGACGGCGTGCCTGCTGCTCGCCGGTTGTGCCTCCGGCGGCACACCGGCCACCACGGCCGTCCGCACCCCCGTGCCCGTGCTGCGCGTATCGCACGTCCGGCAGGCGATGCCGGACGCGGCCGCTCTGCCGGGCTGGGACAACGTCGTCAAGCCGACCGCCGACGCGGACCGTTTCCTGTGTCAGAACCTGTTCACCGATGAGTGCGACGACCTGGTGGCCCTCGGCCAGTCGGAGTTCACGCGGGGAAGACGGACACCGCAGGAGTGGGTGCGCCTGAGCTTCACCCTGTACTCCTTCCGGAGCGAGCGCGCGGCGCATGACCTGTACGCCGCACTGGACCTGGGCGGCACCGGGCTCACGCTCTCCGGCTCGGTCGGTGACGAGCACGAGGTGACCCGAAGGAAGGTCGGCGAGGCGACCACGCTGTCCATCAAGGCCCGTACGGGCAACACGGTCCTGTGGGTCTTCGCCCTGGGGTCGAAGCAGACCGCCACCAGCGAGCGCGCCGAAGAGGCGTTGCGGCTGATGGACGAGCGCACCCGGCAGGCCAAGAGCGGTGTGCGGCCCACCGCCGGTGCCTCCATTTCCTGAGCTGCGGATCGCCGTCAGCGTGCGGTGCGGGTCGGCTGTGGGTAGTGGTCGGTGACCACTCGGGCCATGGCGCCGATCTTGTCCTCCTTGACCTCCTTGGCCGAGAAGAAGACGTGGCCGCGTGCCTCCGGGTAGTCGCGGGCCAGGGTGAGGTGGCGGGACAGTTCGGCCGGGTCCTGCCAGGCCGCGGGCTGCGCCGGGTCGCCCGCCTTGTAGAGGGCCTCCCCGATGTACAGCCGCGTCCCGCTGCCCTGGGCGGTCTTCGCCCACCAGGGCAGGAGCTTGGCGTAGTCGGCGGCGGTAAAGCCGATGTTCCAGTACAGCTGCGGGACGATGTAGTCGATCCAGTTCTCCCGGACCCATTTCCGGGTGTCCGCGTGCAGGTCGTCGTAGGTCTGCACGCCCGCCCGGGTGTCCGAGCCCAGCGCGTCGGTCTCGGCGTTGCGCCACACGCCGAAGGGGCTGATCCCGAACTGGGTGCCGGGGCGGATCGTCTTGATCTGGGCCGCCGTCTCCCGCACCAGCAGGTCGATGTTGGCGCGCCGCCAGGCCGCCCGGTTGGGGAAGCTCCCGCCGTACGCGTCGTACGCCGCGTCGTCGTCGAAGACCTGGCCCGCCACCGGGTACGGGTAGAAGTAGTCGTCGAAGTGCACGGCGTCCACGGCGTACCTGCGGACGGCGTCGAGCATGGCCTTCTCCACGAAGGCGCGGACGGCGGGGATGCCGGGGTTGTAGTAGAGCTTGCCGCCGTAGGGGACGACCCAGTCGGGGTGCTGCCGGGCCGGATGGGAGGCGACCAGCCGGCTCGGGTCGGTGTGGACCGCGACCCGGTACGGGTTGAACCAGGCGTGCAGTTCCAGCCCACGGGCGTGTGCCTCCTTGACGGCCGTGCCCAGCGGGTCCCAGCCGGGGTCCTTGCCCTGGGTGCCGGTGAGGTACTGCGACCACGGCTCGTACGGGGAGGGCCAGAGGGCGTCGGCGCTCGGGCGGACCTGGAAGATCACCGCGTTGAGGCGGCGCTCCACGGCGGTGTCGAGGTGGGCGAGGAGTTCCGCGCGCTGCTGGGCGGCGGTCAGGCCGGCCTTCGAGGGCCAGTCCCGGTTGAGGACGGACGCCAGCCACATGCCGCGCAGCTCGCCCTCGCCGGCCCTGCGGCGCGGACTCGGGTCGCCGCCGGCGATGGCGGTGCCCGCCACCACGCCGCCCGCGGCCACGACGGTCGCCGCGGCGGTCGCCCAGAACGCCCGCCGTGACATCCGTGGCTTCCGATGCATCCTCGTACCTCCGCCTACCGCGTCACGCCTGTCCGCCCCGGCGCGGACCGATCCCGGACCAGCCTTCCATGTGACACCCGGAATACTGATCAGTAGGCGTCGCGGGTAACGTGCAGGTTTGGCGCAGGCCCCCACCAGGGGTATCTGCCGGCCAAGAACACCACTGAAAGGGACGATGTGACGGACATCCCGGCGGGAGACATTGCACGCGTCGGAGTCGTGGGCTGCGGCCAGATGGGAGCGGGCATCGCCGAGGTGTGCGCCCGCGCCGGACTGGACGTCAAGGTCGCCGAGACCACCGGCGAAGCCCTGGAGATCGGCCGTACCCGGCTGTTCAACTCCCTGTCCAAGGCCGCCGAGCGCGGCAAGATCACCGAGGCCGAGCGGGACGAGACCCAGGCGCGCCTGAGCTTCACCACCGATCTCGGCGAGTTCGCCGACCGTGACCTCGTCATCGAGGCGGTCGTGGAGAACGAGCAGGTGAAGACGGAGATCTTCCAGGTGCTCGACCAGGTGGTGACCCGCCCGGACGCGATCCTCGCCTCCAACACCTCCTCGATCCCGCTGGTGAAGCTCGCGGTCGCCACCTCGCGGCCGGACCACGTCATCGGCATCCACTTCTTCAACCCGGCCCCGGTGCAGAAGCTCGTCGAGCTGATCCCGGCGCTGACCACCTCCGAGGGCACGCTCAGCCGGGCGCAGCTGTTCGCCGAGAAGGTGCTCGGCAAGCACGCCGTACGGGCCCAGGACCGCTCGGGCTTCGTCGTCAACGCGCTGCTGGTGCCGTACCTGCTCTCCGCGATCCGGATGTTCGAGTCGGGCATCGCGGGCCGCGAGGACATCGACAACGGCATGGAGCTGGGCTGCGCCCACCCGATGGGCCCGCTGAAGCTGTCCGACCTGATCGGCCTGGACACCATCGTCTCCATCGCCAATTCGATGTACGAGGAGTACAAGGAACCGCTGTACGCCGCTCCCCCGCTGCTCCAGCGCATGGTGGACGCGGGGCGGCTCGGCCGGAAGTCCGGGTCGGGCTTCTACGCGTACGCCTGATCCCCGGCAGTCCGGTTACGCACCGTCAGTTCCCTTGCGCGTACGGGCCCGGCACCCACGAGGTGCCGGGCCCGTCGCATTCACACACCGTGTGCGCGGCGGACACGCATATGCCGTTCGCACACTCTCCCCACCCGTCCACCAGGCGAGTTGACTTCACGTGCGCATGCAAGGGATGCGCTGACTACAGAGAGGAGCGGACTCGTGGCCATCGACCCCGAGCATCCCGTGCACCACGGCGAACTCGCTGAGTTACGCCGCCGCCTGGATGTGGCGCACACACGCGTCGAAGGAGGGCTGACCCTGCTGAGCCACCGCGCCGAACAGAGCGCCAAGGAACTCGACGACCTCAACACCCGGGTCGTCACCCTGGAGCACGCCCGCTGGCCGCTGCCCGCGGTGGCGGCCCTCACGGCCCTGGGCGCCCTCGTGGTGTCCATCTGGCAGGCGCTGGGCCGTTAGGGTCCCTCGGGCGGGACGCGCGGGGATTCAGGGCTTGGTGTCCTGCCCGAGCCGCAGATGGTGCAGCAGGAGCAGGGCGGCCGCCATGTTGGCGGCCGGGACCTCGCCGCGGGCGACCATGTCGGGGACGAGCTTGAGGGGAACCCATTCCCGACGGTCCGACTCGAAGTCGTCCACGGGGTGACCGACATACGCGCCCTCGTCGGCCCAGTAGATGTGGTGCCGGGCGTCGGTGAGCCCGTTGGAGGGCTCGACGCTCATCAGGTGGTGCAGGGGTCCCGGCCGCCATCCGGTCTCCTCCTCCAGTTCGCGGGCGGCGGCCTCCACGACGGGTTCGCCGTCCTCGACGACGCCGGCCGCGAGTTCCCAGCCCCAGCTGTCGGTGATGAAGCGGTGCCGCCACAGGAGCAGCACCTCGTTCGCCTCGTTGACCACGGTGGCCACGGCGACAGGCCGCAGCCGTATCAGGAAGTGATCGAGGTGCCGCCCGTCCGGCAGCGCCACATCCGCGAGATTGACGCTGAACCAGCGGTTCGAGTACACAGTTTGTTCGCTCTGTTTCGTCCACTGCACGGTTCTGCCACCTTCCGCCGAGTAAGTGGCAATATCGCAGCAGTAGCTAGGTGACAGCAGGCGCACAGCCGGTGCACGGCCGCGTCCCGGGACGGCGTCAGAGCGGTACGCGCAGTGCCCCGTCGATGAGTTCGGCGGCCTCGGAGGTCCCCGCGCAGCCGTTGCGCACGAGGTGTTCGCGTACCGCCCGGAGTCTGTCACGCAGCCGCATGGACTCCATTCCGCGCGCCCGCTCGGCCATCTCGACGGCGGTGGCCACCGCCTTGTCCGCGTTGCCCTGCCGCAGTTCGATGTGGCTGAGCATCGCGAGCCGGTGCACCCGCCCCCGGTCGTGCGCCGGGGTGTCGACGGCCGCCGCGGCGTGCTCCGCCGCTGCCGTCAGGTCACCGAGGCTGAGCAGCGCCTCCGCCACCTGGACGTTCACCAGGCCGGGTTGGACATAGCCGGTCTCATCCGGTTCGTGCCCGCGCCGGATGCGCTCGGCGGCCTGCTCAGCCCGCCGGATGCAGGACAGCGCGCTCGTGCCGTCGCCCAGGTGCGCGTACGCCTTCGCCTGCATCGCGTACAGGTCGGAGGCGAGCGCCGGGGTGATGTGCGTGCCGGCCGTGCGCAGCGCGGCCTCGGCGAAGGCGACGGCCTGCCGGTGCTCCCGCATGAACAGCGACTGGTTGACGAGGAGCGCGATCACATACGCCCCCAGCCCCCGGTCCCCGCTGGCCTTCGCCAGCCGCAGCGCCTGGTGGAAGTAGCGCTGGGCCAGGCCGTGGGCGTCGGAGTCGTACGCGCAGATCCCGGCGATCGCGACCAACCCGCCGGTGGCCCGGTGCAGTTGGCGGCCGGTGGCGTCGGTGTAGCTGCCCCGCAGCAGCGGCGCGGCCTCGGCGTTGAGGAACCCGACGATCCGGGTGCGGGTCGCGACGCCCCCGGCCTTGCGGTACATCTGCTCGTAGTGCGTCCGGGCCGCGCGCAGCATCTCGATGTCGGCCATGCTGACGCGGTGCCGTCCGCCCCGGGAGACGTCGACGTCCTCCGGCGGGTTCTCCCACTCCCAGACGGGCATCACGGCGGGCGTCCCGGTGACGGCGGGGGCGCCGAGGACATGGGGGCGCTGTTGTTCGTCGGAGCGCCACAGGGCGGTTGCGCGCTCCACGAACCCGGAGAGTCCGGCACCGTGTGGGGCGGCGGCCTCGCCCGGCACACCGAGCCCGATGTCGTCGAGGGTGACGGTACGGCGCAGCCGCCCCGCGAGCACCTCACAGATCAGGTCGGGCACCTGTCCGCGCGGCCGCTGCCCCTTCAACCACCGTGCCACGGCGGTGTGTTCGTATCTCAGCGCCAGCCCCCGGGCCCGTCCCGCCTGGTTGACGTGGGCGGCGAGACCGGCGTGGGAGATACCGGCCTCGTCGAGGATCGCGTCGAGCAGGGTATTGGGCTGCATGGAGGCCCTCCGGTGGCTCGGTGCCGGCGAATCGCAGCGTAGCGCCTCCCTCTTCACACGGGGTGTGACGGGAACGCCCGAATTCGCGCTGTGTGCGCGCTGTCGCAGAGAGTTTCGGACAGGTTGACTGGGATCCCTCGCCAAGAGGCCGGCCGGGCCGCCGGCTCCCCCTCGTACAGTGCGGTGGCCCTGCCGGGCGGAACGGGGGCGACTACGGGGTGGGCGCTACGGGTGGGGCGTCGGCTGCGGGTCGTTGGTGGCTGGTCGCGCAGTTCCCCGCGCCCCTCAAGACAAGTGGGCGATCGTTGCGGAGTACCAGTATCGCGATGTCGTCCTTGGGCCTTCCCGCCGTGTGGCGGAGGAGTTGCGTGAAGACGGCGCGAAGGACCGACTGAGGAGAGATGGGACGGCCTCGTACGGTTTGCCTCAGCGCGCCCGCCAGAGGAAAGAAGCGGCCCTCGCTGTCCCTCGCGTCCTCCACGCCGTCCGTGTGGAGGAACAGGGCCTCGCCGGGCAGGAGTTGGCCGCAGGCGGTGACCGGGAGTTCGGCGGGGAGCGGGAAGAGGCCGAGCGGGGGCAGCGGGTCGGCGCGGGCGAGGGGTGCCGCTCGGTCGACACCGAGCAGGTAGGGCCAGGGGTGGCCGCAGTTGAGGGCGTTGAGTTCGCCGTCGGGGGTGATCTCCAGGAGGAGGACCGTGACGAAGTCCTCGGTGTCCTCGGCGCGGGCGCGGAGGTGCCGGGCGAGGGCACGGTCGAGACGGGCGAGGACCCCGGCGAGTTCGGCCTCGTCGTGGACGGCCTCGCGGAAGCTGCCGAGGACGGCGGCGACGGTCCCGATCGCGGCGAGGCCGTGACCGCGTACGTCGCCCATCACCACCCGTACGCCGTGCTCGGTGGCGATCACCTCGTACAGGTCGCCGCCGACGGTCGCGCCCCGGTCGGCGGAGAGCTGGGCGGCGGCGGTGGCGAGTCCGTCGATCCGTGCGGGCAGCGGCCTGAGCAGGACGCTCCGCACGGCGCCCGCGACGGCGCGCGCCTGCCGCACTTCCCGCAGCATCCTCCGTCTGACGTGGAGCATCAGCCCGGTGCCGGCGGCGAGGACGACGGCACCGCCGACGATCCCGGCGCCGAGCCGACCGGAGAGGCGGCGCCCCCGGGACCACGCCCGACGAGGGGCCCCGGCCCTGTTTCGAATCATGCCGTTGGCCCCCCATCAGGCCCGGACAGCGCGTACGGCCCAGAGAGGCCGGTCCGATTCTGTCCACAGCACGCCCGGTTGGGGGCGATCACCCTGGATTGTCACCCGAATGAGTGAGGTGACATGGGGACGGGCCGGGGGCACAGGGACTTGTCCCCGTGCCCCCTGGGCACCCGAGGCGCCCTAACTACGCAGCACCGCTCCCGTGCGCTCGCCCGCGAGGGCGACCGCAGCGTCGCGGGCCGCCGACGCCTCGTCGACGGTCAGCGTGCGATCCGCGGCCCGGAAGCGCAGCGCGTACGCCAGCGACTTCCGCCCGTCGCCCAGCTGCTCCGCGTTCTCGTAGACGTCGAACAGGCGGATGCCCTCCAGGAGTTCACCGGCGCCCTCACGCAGCGCGGCCTCCACGTCGGCGTGCGGCACGAACGCGTCGACGACGAGCGCGACGTCCTGCGTGGCGACCGGGAACGTGGAGATGCTCGGCGCCTGCGGGGTGCCGTCCCCCACCTGCTCCAGGGCGTCCAGGTCGATCTCCATCGCGGCGGTCCGGGCCGGCAGCCCGAGCGCCTTGAGGACGCGCGGGTGCAGCTCGCCGGCGTGGCCGACGACCCGCTCGGTGCCGTCGGCGACGACCACGAACTCGGCGCAGCGCCCGGGGTGCCAGGGACCGTACTGGCCCTTGCGGACGACCAGTTCGGCACCGGCCTCGCGGGCGACCGCGCGGCCGGCCTCGACGGTGTCGGCCCAGTCGGCGGGACGCCCCTTGCCCCACCAGCCGGCCTGCTCGCGGGCCCCGGCGACGACGACGGCGACGTGGCGCGGCTGCTCGGGCAGCGCGGCGTTCAGCGTCGCGATCTCCTCGTCGGTGGGCCGGCGGTCGACCGGCAGCGCGACGGCGACACGCTGCTCCTCACGGGGGAGGAAGACCAGGCCGGTCTCGAACAGGGCGAGGTCGTGCGTGCCCCGGCCGTCGTTGCGGCGCAGCGCGCCCAGCAGACCCGGCAGCAGCGACGTGCGGAGCGCGGGCTCCTCGTCGTTGAGCGGGTTGGTGAGCCGGACGACACGGCGGGCCGGGTCGTCCGCCTCCAGGCCGAGCTGGTCGAAGACCTGCTCACCGATGAAGGGGTAGTTCGGCGCCTCGACGTATCCGGCGCCGGCCAGCGCCCGGCCGACCCGGCGGTGCAGTCGCTGCCGGTGGGTGAGGCCGCGCCCCGCGGGGGGCTTGGGCAGCGTGGAGGGCAGGTTCTCGTAGCCCTCCAGGCGGATGACCTCTTCGGCGAGGTCGTTCGGGTCGGTGAGGTCGGGCCGCCAGGACGGCACGGTGACGATCAGCTCGTCCGTCCCGTAGACGTCGCAGCCGACCTCCTGGAGGCGGCGTACGACGGTCTCGCGGCCGTACGCGACGCCCGCGACCTTGTCCGGGTGGTCCGCCGGGATCGTGATCGTGCGGGGTGCGGACGGGGCGATCACCTCGGTGACGCCCGCGTCGGCGGTGCCGCCCGCGAGGAGCACCAGCAGGTCGACGGTGCGCTGGGCGGCGGCGGCCGCGGCCAGCGGGTCGACGCCGCGCTCGAAGCGGCGGGACGCCTCCGACGACAGCTTGTGCCGGCGGGCGGTGCGCGCGATGGCGACCTGGTCGAAGTGGGCGGCCTCGATGACGACGTCGGTGGAGGCGTTCCCGCCGTTCTCGGCTGCGTCGTGGTCGGCGATCTCGGTGTTGGCGCCGCCCATGACACCGGCGAGGCCGATGGGGCCGCGCTCGTCGGTGATCACCAGGTCCTCGGCGTGCAGCTTCCGCGTGACGCCGTCGAGGGTGACGATCTTCTCGCCCTCCTCGGCCCGGCGGACGCCGATCGTGCCCTGGACGAGGGAGCGGTCGTAGGCGTGCAGGGGCTGGCCCAGCTCCATCATCACGTAGTTGGTGATGTCGACGGCGAGGGAGATCGGGCGCATGCCGACCTTCTGCAGCCGGCGCTTGAGCCAGATCGGGGAGCGCGCCTCGGGGTCGAGACCGGTGACGGTGCGGGCGGTGAAGCGGTCGCAGCCGAGCGGGTCGGAGACCTGGACGGGGTGGCCGAACGCGTTCGGGCCGGGTACGTCGAGGAGCGCCGGGTCGCGCAGCGGGAGGCCGTAGGCGATGGCGGTCTCGCGGGCGACGCCGCGGATCGACAGGCAGTAGCCGCGGTCGGGCGTGACGGCGATGTCCAGGACCTCGTCGACCAGCTCCAGCAGTTCGATCGCGTCCTTGCCGACCTCGGTCTCCGGCGGCAGCACGATGATGCCCTTGGTGCCGTCGTCGCCCATGCCCAGCTCGTCGCTGGAGCAGATCATGCCGTGCGAGTTGCGGCCGTAGGTCTTGCGCGCGGAGATGGCGAAGCCGCCGGGCAGTTCGGCGCCCGGGAGGACCACGACGACCTTGTCGCCGACGGCGAAGTTGCGGGCGCCGCAGACGATCTCCTGGGGCTCGCCGGTGCCGTTGGCGGTGCCGACGTCGACGGTGCAGAAGCGGATGGGCTTCTTGAACTCCGTCAGCTCCTCGATGGTCAGCACCTGACCGACGACGAGGGGGCCCTTGAGGCCGTCGCCGAGCTGCTCGACGGTCTCGACCTCCAGACCGGCCGAGATGAGCTTGGCCTGGACGTCACGACCGGTCTCGGTGGCCGGCAGGTCGAC
This genomic stretch from Streptomyces deccanensis harbors:
- the pheT gene encoding phenylalanine--tRNA ligase subunit beta, producing MRVPLSWLREYVDLPATETGRDVQAKLISAGLEVETVEQLGDGLKGPLVVGQVLTIEELTEFKKPIRFCTVDVGTANGTGEPQEIVCGARNFAVGDKVVVVLPGAELPGGFAISARKTYGRNSHGMICSSDELGMGDDGTKGIIVLPPETEVGKDAIELLELVDEVLDIAVTPDRGYCLSIRGVARETAIAYGLPLRDPALLDVPGPNAFGHPVQVSDPLGCDRFTARTVTGLDPEARSPIWLKRRLQKVGMRPISLAVDITNYVMMELGQPLHAYDRSLVQGTIGVRRAEEGEKIVTLDGVTRKLHAEDLVITDERGPIGLAGVMGGANTEIADHDAAENGGNASTDVVIEAAHFDQVAIARTARRHKLSSEASRRFERGVDPLAAAAAAQRTVDLLVLLAGGTADAGVTEVIAPSAPRTITIPADHPDKVAGVAYGRETVVRRLQEVGCDVYGTDELIVTVPSWRPDLTDPNDLAEEVIRLEGYENLPSTLPKPPAGRGLTHRQRLHRRVGRALAGAGYVEAPNYPFIGEQVFDQLGLEADDPARRVVRLTNPLNDEEPALRTSLLPGLLGALRRNDGRGTHDLALFETGLVFLPREEQRVAVALPVDRRPTDEEIATLNAALPEQPRHVAVVVAGAREQAGWWGKGRPADWADTVEAGRAVAREAGAELVVRKGQYGPWHPGRCAEFVVVADGTERVVGHAGELHPRVLKALGLPARTAAMEIDLDALEQVGDGTPQAPSISTFPVATQDVALVVDAFVPHADVEAALREGAGELLEGIRLFDVYENAEQLGDGRKSLAYALRFRAADRTLTVDEASAARDAAVALAGERTGAVLRS